A window of the Polypterus senegalus isolate Bchr_013 unplaced genomic scaffold, ASM1683550v1 scaffold_6614, whole genome shotgun sequence genome harbors these coding sequences:
- the LOC120522502 gene encoding killer cell lectin-like receptor subfamily B member 1A, whose amino-acid sequence MQLFNSTRGDTRPCPEWWMLHRDKCYYFSTNKTTWNKSEEDCISRGAQLIVVEDQEDLDLLRQQSRVHLSFWIGLRRKEAWEWINGQAFNPSWFSSDSTDRGDCACQTVVGIHSVICSKNQHWICQKGAADM is encoded by the exons ACACTCGACCCTgtcctgagtggtggatgctgcacaGAGATAAGTGTTATTACTTTTCCACCAACAAGACAACATGGAATAAGAGCGAGGAGGACTGCATCTCACGGGGGGCTCAACTCATCGTGGTGGAAGACCAAGAGGATCTG GATCTTCTCCGTCAGCAGTCTAGAGTCCATTTATCTTTTTGGATTGGACTGAGAAGAAAAGAAGCCTGGGAGTGGATTAATGGACAGGCTTTTAATCCCAGCTG GTTCAGTTCTGATTCGACAGACAGAGGGGACTGTGCCTGTCAGACTGTGGTGGGCATTCATAGTGTCATATGTAGTAAGAATCAGCACTGGATCTGCCAGAAGGGAGCCGCTGACATGTGA